A genomic segment from Geitlerinema sp. PCC 7407 encodes:
- a CDS encoding serine/threonine-protein kinase: protein MCPSVAVVSHGGTQDLKRSKYRLLGLVGQGQFGRVYCAIHRKTGRLVALKELDRRRFPTHKFLRELRFLLSLRHTNIVTCQALEHVQTRRYLVMDYCEGGTLRDLMQEERSLQPVHVVRLVLDVLAGLAHAHAQGIVHCDIKPENVLLRVTPTGWLAQITDFGIARLSQEIATLEGSNNTGSPAYMAPERFYGQYSPASDLYAVGVLLFELLLGRRPFSGPPSDLMSAHLNQSLVIPPEMPTEIAAVVRRSLQKLPGRRFPSALEMSQALQAAAIADGLMDLEDPGNLFRPQPARSLQPFQAAQEQVQWLPVQQIVVDQPRLVPSGPATPIGERIYWATGPMLSVQQFPQGIWSEAGGRTQQINVPEVVEAIAPQEQGILALTQQAAYSISRDPAQGWTVNRRVWLEPKALTAWEAQGRWLAMASPRPDQSAADLTIYDGPKLNHRHHLALKRSPQQLLAVDRHHGIAMATKREGDRPVGTTFEGFSRRGQHLGTLSTPLLIDRLVLTPKPYRLMATEQNQPQSLVILDLKPFRILRLSTPWVPAFMAAMTWGYILVSRAGEILLLDEVGREVGWIAGPPNPTAIAPIHPAGLMLATVEGSQSMLYTVDLRQLEIDLLF from the coding sequence GTGTGCCCAAGCGTAGCGGTGGTGTCCCATGGCGGCACTCAAGATCTGAAGCGCTCGAAGTACCGGCTGCTGGGACTCGTCGGCCAAGGTCAGTTTGGCCGGGTGTATTGTGCGATCCACCGCAAGACGGGGCGCCTGGTGGCGCTCAAAGAGCTCGATCGCCGGCGTTTCCCGACTCACAAGTTCTTGCGAGAGCTGCGGTTTCTGCTGAGCCTGCGCCACACGAATATTGTGACGTGTCAGGCGCTGGAGCATGTGCAGACTCGGCGCTACCTGGTGATGGACTATTGCGAGGGCGGGACGCTGCGGGATCTGATGCAGGAGGAGCGATCGCTGCAACCGGTCCACGTGGTGCGTCTGGTGCTGGATGTGCTGGCGGGTCTGGCCCACGCCCACGCTCAGGGCATTGTCCACTGTGACATCAAGCCTGAGAATGTTCTGCTGCGGGTGACGCCGACGGGCTGGCTGGCCCAGATTACGGATTTTGGGATCGCGCGGCTGAGCCAAGAAATCGCGACCCTGGAGGGCTCGAACAATACGGGATCGCCTGCCTACATGGCCCCAGAGCGCTTCTATGGCCAGTATTCTCCGGCGTCGGATCTCTATGCGGTGGGGGTGCTGCTGTTTGAGCTGCTGCTGGGACGGCGTCCGTTTTCGGGGCCGCCGTCGGATTTAATGTCGGCCCATCTCAATCAGTCGCTGGTGATTCCGCCGGAGATGCCGACAGAAATTGCGGCGGTGGTGCGGCGATCGCTCCAAAAGCTTCCCGGACGGCGCTTTCCGTCGGCGCTGGAGATGTCCCAGGCGCTCCAGGCAGCGGCGATCGCCGATGGCCTGATGGATCTAGAAGATCCTGGAAATTTGTTTCGGCCCCAGCCGGCGCGATCGCTCCAGCCCTTCCAGGCGGCTCAGGAGCAGGTGCAGTGGCTGCCAGTCCAGCAGATTGTGGTAGACCAGCCCCGCCTGGTGCCGTCCGGGCCAGCAACGCCCATTGGGGAGCGCATTTACTGGGCTACGGGGCCGATGCTCTCGGTCCAGCAGTTTCCCCAGGGCATCTGGTCTGAGGCGGGAGGCCGGACGCAGCAAATCAATGTGCCGGAGGTGGTGGAGGCGATCGCGCCCCAGGAACAAGGCATTTTGGCCTTGACCCAGCAGGCGGCCTACAGCATCAGCCGCGATCCGGCTCAAGGCTGGACCGTGAACCGGCGGGTGTGGCTAGAGCCCAAGGCCCTGACGGCCTGGGAAGCCCAGGGTCGCTGGTTGGCAATGGCCAGCCCCCGCCCCGACCAGAGCGCAGCGGACCTGACGATCTACGACGGCCCCAAGCTCAATCACCGCCATCATCTGGCCCTCAAGCGATCGCCCCAGCAGCTACTGGCGGTCGATCGTCATCACGGCATTGCGATGGCCACCAAGCGAGAGGGCGATCGCCCTGTGGGGACTACCTTTGAAGGCTTTAGTCGCCGCGGCCAGCATCTGGGCACCTTGTCGACGCCCCTCTTGATCGATCGCCTGGTCCTCACACCCAAGCCCTACCGCCTGATGGCAACGGAGCAAAACCAGCCCCAGTCTTTGGTGATTCTCGACCTCAAGCCCTTTCGCATTTTGCGTTTGTCCACTCCCTGGGTGCCGGCTTTCATGGCGGCGATGACGTGGGGCTACATTTTGGTGAGCCGGGCCGGGGAGATTTTGCTGCTGGATGAGGTGGGGCGTGAGGTGGGCTGGATTGCTGGACCGCCAAATCCAACGGCGATCGCCCCCATTCACCCCGCTGGCCTGATGCTTGCCACCGTCGAGGGCTCTCAGAGTATGCTGTACACCGTCGATCTGCGACAATTAGAGATCGACCTACTCTTCTAA
- a CDS encoding serine/threonine-protein kinase → MELYCTRPGCPRPRNLCPDLDDATTLKTVPQKYCTACGMPLLLLGRYLPQKLLGRGGFGAAYGAIDRYTPSLRPCVVKQFQPSVDLSPDQWAIAQSLFEREAEALEQLGNAHPQIPDLFAFFPLVVPGGPSGNAEFFYLVQEFIDGQTMEEELAARGPFSEKETLEVLISMLKVLKFVHEHHIIHRDIKLSNIMRHRNGLLYLLDFGAVKQVTKTAGGTPQRSTGIYSVGFAPPEQVAGGQVYPSTDLYALAVTCVTLLTGREPQELYDAFNNTWKWRSYASVSPLFADVLDRMLLPVPKDRFQSVHEVAVALRGPLGAPAPASPATSPPVPPVQASATSGAIAPPPAPQTAAKPSPPAKAPKTTKTDAQALLFHAGFLGFEGALVASALLSTLGPSGLSAGIFGGIVGILAIAQILRLLRGIWLMVVALLTFGLVAGLPWLLGRGIPADLQQSVIWLLAIAACSAIAVAAIVILFYSLIRLLRRRLSRP, encoded by the coding sequence ATGGAGCTTTACTGCACCCGGCCTGGGTGCCCTCGGCCCCGAAACCTATGCCCAGACCTCGATGATGCTACGACCCTAAAGACAGTCCCGCAAAAGTACTGCACAGCTTGTGGGATGCCGCTGCTGCTGCTGGGGCGCTATTTGCCGCAAAAACTGCTGGGGCGCGGGGGATTTGGGGCGGCCTATGGGGCGATCGATCGCTATACGCCGAGTCTGCGGCCTTGCGTGGTCAAGCAGTTTCAGCCGTCGGTGGATCTGTCGCCCGACCAATGGGCGATCGCCCAGTCCCTCTTTGAGCGAGAAGCAGAAGCCCTCGAGCAGCTCGGCAATGCCCACCCCCAAATTCCAGACCTGTTCGCCTTTTTCCCGCTGGTGGTGCCCGGTGGTCCCTCCGGCAACGCAGAATTCTTTTACCTGGTCCAAGAATTTATCGACGGCCAGACCATGGAAGAAGAGCTGGCTGCCCGGGGACCTTTTTCAGAAAAAGAAACCTTGGAAGTCCTGATCAGTATGCTGAAAGTGCTCAAATTCGTTCACGAGCACCACATTATTCACCGGGACATCAAGCTATCTAATATCATGCGCCACCGCAATGGCCTGCTGTATCTGCTGGACTTTGGGGCGGTCAAGCAGGTCACCAAGACAGCGGGCGGCACGCCCCAGCGCTCTACGGGAATCTATTCGGTGGGTTTCGCGCCGCCCGAGCAAGTTGCGGGTGGCCAGGTATACCCCTCGACGGATCTCTACGCCCTGGCGGTGACCTGCGTTACGCTGCTGACGGGGCGTGAGCCCCAAGAGCTCTACGATGCCTTCAACAACACCTGGAAATGGCGGTCCTACGCCTCAGTAAGTCCGCTCTTTGCCGATGTCCTAGACCGAATGCTGCTGCCCGTGCCCAAGGACCGCTTCCAGTCTGTGCATGAGGTGGCGGTGGCCTTGCGAGGTCCGCTGGGAGCGCCCGCTCCGGCTAGCCCGGCGACTTCGCCGCCGGTTCCTCCCGTCCAGGCGTCGGCAACGTCAGGGGCGATCGCCCCGCCGCCCGCCCCTCAGACCGCTGCCAAGCCCTCACCCCCGGCCAAAGCGCCCAAAACAACGAAAACCGATGCCCAAGCGCTGCTGTTTCATGCGGGGTTTCTGGGCTTCGAGGGGGCCTTGGTTGCTTCAGCGCTGCTCAGCACGCTGGGCCCTTCTGGCCTGAGTGCCGGAATTTTTGGCGGGATAGTCGGCATCCTGGCGATCGCCCAGATCCTCCGGCTGCTGCGGGGAATCTGGCTGATGGTAGTGGCCCTGCTGACCTTCGGCTTGGTCGCGGGGCTGCCTTGGCTGCTGGGCCGCGGCATACCGGCTGACTTGCAGCAGAGCGTGATCTGGCTGCTGGCGATCGCCGCTTGTTCTGCGATCGCCGTTGCCGCCATCGTCATCTTGTTCTACAGCCTGATCCGCCTACTGCGGCGGCGTCTCAGTCGTCCCTAG
- a CDS encoding 2Fe-2S iron-sulfur cluster-binding protein, whose translation MVKIVKLEPIGQETEVETNGNLLSVLLSEDLDVLKECGGRGMCATCHVYIKTGMECLSPMNRREQRTLEIITSCKANSRLACQSRILGNGVVVELPPGMYVRSLQDIEALIGRRAEQNLLHPVTGQTLVEAGKLITRSVLKQLENTSFKVGEYFSQTSDS comes from the coding sequence ATGGTCAAAATTGTTAAGTTAGAGCCCATCGGACAAGAGACAGAAGTCGAGACCAATGGCAATTTGCTGTCGGTTTTGCTCTCTGAGGATCTAGATGTTTTGAAAGAATGTGGCGGGCGCGGGATGTGCGCAACGTGCCACGTTTACATCAAAACCGGGATGGAGTGCCTGTCTCCGATGAATCGCCGGGAGCAGCGCACGCTAGAAATCATTACTTCCTGCAAAGCCAACTCGCGTCTTGCCTGTCAGTCTCGGATTTTGGGCAATGGGGTTGTGGTGGAGCTGCCTCCGGGTATGTACGTGCGATCGCTCCAGGATATCGAGGCGCTGATTGGTCGGCGAGCTGAGCAAAATCTGCTGCACCCGGTGACTGGTCAGACGCTGGTGGAGGCGGGCAAGCTGATTACGCGCTCGGTCCTCAAGCAGCTCGAAAACACCAGCTTCAAGGTTGGCGAGTATTTCTCTCAAACGAGCGACTCTTAG
- a CDS encoding NAD(P)H-quinone oxidoreductase subunit 5, with protein MELLYQYAWLIPVLPLVGATLLGIGLISFNEATNRLRQASAGLVVSLIGAAMFMSFGLLWSQVQGHAPYDRMIEWAAAGDFQLTMGYAIDHLSAVMLVIVTTVAFLVMIYTDGYMAHDPSYVRFYAYLSLFSSSMLGLVVSPNLVQIYIFWELVGMCSYLLIGFWYDRKAAADACQKAFVTNRVGDFGLLLGILALYWATGSFDFPVIGERLQELVSSGSLSAGLATLFVLLVFLGPVAKSAQFPLHVWLPDAMEGPTPISALIHAATMVAAGIFLVARMFPVIEGFQTAMTVIAWTGAFTAFLGASIAITQNDIKKGLAYSTMSQLGYMMMAMGAGAYSAGLFHLMTHAYFKAMLFLGSGSVIHGMEAVVGHNPVLAQDMRLMGGLRKYMPVTATTFLIGTLAISGIPPFAGFWSKDEILSSAFEVHPGLWLVGWLTAGITAFYMFRMYFMTFEGGFRGLQTSLRKSLLAENAQAKGYAFGPGAMNPQELMAEHEAEHGDQDHHHSDSPHESPWTMTLPLVVLAVPSMLIGLLGTPFGNYFEAFVHPPTEAIAHVAEAEAVNWTEFLIMAGNSVGIALIGITLASLMYLRGKIDPGAIANKIKPLYNLSRNKWYLDEINDVLFVKGSRRLARQVLEVDSKVVDGLVNLAGFVTLVTGEGLKYFENGRAQFYALIVFVAVLGLVIFSGIA; from the coding sequence ATGGAACTGTTATATCAGTACGCCTGGCTGATTCCCGTCCTGCCATTGGTTGGGGCCACGCTGCTCGGGATAGGCCTGATCTCCTTCAATGAGGCGACTAACCGTCTGCGTCAAGCCAGCGCTGGACTTGTAGTGTCCTTGATTGGCGCTGCAATGTTCATGTCCTTTGGTTTGCTGTGGAGTCAAGTACAGGGCCACGCTCCCTACGATCGCATGATCGAGTGGGCCGCAGCGGGTGACTTCCAGCTCACCATGGGCTATGCCATCGATCACCTGTCAGCCGTCATGCTGGTGATCGTGACCACCGTCGCTTTTTTGGTGATGATCTACACCGACGGCTACATGGCTCACGATCCCAGCTACGTGCGCTTCTATGCGTACTTGAGCCTATTCAGTTCCTCCATGCTCGGTCTGGTCGTCAGTCCAAACCTGGTGCAGATCTACATCTTCTGGGAACTGGTGGGGATGTGTTCGTACCTGCTCATTGGTTTTTGGTACGACCGCAAGGCGGCGGCAGATGCTTGCCAAAAGGCATTTGTGACCAACCGCGTAGGGGACTTTGGTCTTCTGCTCGGCATTCTGGCGCTCTACTGGGCGACGGGTAGTTTTGACTTCCCCGTTATCGGTGAGCGTCTTCAGGAACTGGTGAGCTCCGGTTCTCTGAGTGCGGGTTTGGCGACCCTCTTCGTGCTGCTGGTGTTTTTGGGACCCGTGGCGAAGTCGGCCCAGTTTCCCCTTCATGTCTGGCTGCCCGACGCCATGGAAGGTCCGACTCCCATTTCGGCCCTCATCCACGCTGCAACCATGGTGGCGGCCGGGATTTTCCTGGTGGCCCGTATGTTCCCGGTCATCGAGGGTTTCCAAACTGCGATGACGGTGATTGCCTGGACGGGAGCGTTTACGGCGTTTCTGGGGGCGTCGATCGCCATCACGCAAAACGACATCAAGAAAGGGCTCGCCTACTCGACGATGTCCCAGCTCGGCTACATGATGATGGCCATGGGGGCTGGGGCCTACAGTGCGGGTCTGTTTCACCTGATGACCCATGCCTATTTCAAGGCGATGCTCTTCTTGGGCTCGGGGTCGGTGATCCACGGGATGGAAGCTGTGGTCGGCCACAATCCGGTGCTGGCGCAGGACATGCGCCTGATGGGCGGATTGCGCAAGTATATGCCGGTGACGGCGACGACCTTTTTGATTGGGACGCTGGCGATTTCGGGAATTCCGCCCTTTGCGGGGTTCTGGTCAAAGGATGAGATTTTGAGCTCGGCCTTTGAGGTTCATCCGGGTCTTTGGCTTGTGGGCTGGCTGACGGCTGGGATCACGGCTTTCTACATGTTCCGCATGTACTTCATGACCTTTGAAGGTGGCTTCCGGGGGCTGCAGACGTCACTGCGCAAGTCTCTGCTGGCGGAGAATGCTCAGGCCAAGGGCTATGCTTTTGGGCCGGGGGCGATGAATCCCCAGGAGCTGATGGCGGAGCATGAGGCGGAGCACGGCGATCAGGATCATCACCACAGTGATTCTCCCCATGAGTCTCCCTGGACGATGACGCTGCCGCTGGTGGTGCTGGCGGTGCCGTCGATGCTGATTGGCCTTTTGGGAACGCCCTTTGGCAATTACTTTGAGGCGTTTGTGCATCCGCCGACGGAGGCGATCGCCCATGTCGCGGAGGCTGAGGCGGTGAACTGGACTGAGTTCCTGATCATGGCAGGCAACTCGGTGGGCATTGCGCTGATTGGGATTACTCTGGCGTCGCTGATGTATCTGCGCGGCAAGATCGATCCTGGCGCGATCGCCAACAAAATCAAGCCCCTCTACAACCTCTCCCGCAACAAGTGGTACCTCGATGAGATCAACGACGTTCTCTTTGTCAAAGGCAGCCGTCGCTTGGCCCGTCAGGTCCTAGAAGTTGACTCCAAAGTCGTAGATGGCTTGGTCAACCTTGCGGGCTTCGTCACCCTGGTGACCGGCGAAGGCCTGAAATACTTCGAAAACGGTCGCGCCCAGTTCTACGCCCTGATTGTGTTTGTTGCAGTCCTAGGCCTCGTGATCTTCTCGGGAATCGCCTAG
- a CDS encoding phycobilisome protein, with amino-acid sequence MERLRQEVDGRYASDEELKFFEEYIQTFPQRLSAYRRIQMTEAILIQQVQRKLRSQDPRLLRSGQQDVSGKWKRDTLRVLRYSALAMLINDPELLQESLLFWMQTVMRAFGAQRSCDVTYRLMQEVAQQHLPRTEAALFCPILELNRSVLGDEAA; translated from the coding sequence ATGGAACGACTCCGTCAAGAAGTGGACGGGCGCTACGCTAGCGATGAAGAACTGAAGTTTTTTGAGGAGTATATCCAGACTTTCCCGCAACGGCTGAGCGCCTATCGGCGGATTCAGATGACGGAGGCAATTCTGATTCAGCAGGTGCAGCGCAAGCTGCGATCGCAGGATCCTCGCCTTCTCCGCAGCGGTCAGCAAGATGTCTCCGGCAAGTGGAAACGCGACACGCTGCGAGTGCTCCGATACTCAGCCCTGGCCATGCTGATCAACGACCCAGAGCTTTTGCAGGAGAGCCTGCTGTTTTGGATGCAGACCGTCATGCGCGCCTTTGGGGCGCAGCGCAGCTGTGATGTCACCTACCGCCTGATGCAGGAGGTTGCCCAGCAGCACTTGCCCCGCACAGAAGCCGCGCTCTTCTGCCCGATCCTGGAGCTCAACCGCAGCGTCCTGGGCGACGAAGCCGCCTAG
- a CDS encoding co-chaperone YbbN, producing MVFSVSSISEKDFKQEVLASPVPVLVHFWAPWCGLCRFIDPLLLAFQAEWAGQVKLIGINADENLKLANTYRLTNLPTLLFFENGRVSHRLDGFKGRDDLRRLLENLMTERISA from the coding sequence ATGGTGTTTTCAGTGTCTTCTATTAGCGAAAAAGATTTTAAGCAAGAAGTATTAGCCTCTCCGGTTCCCGTGCTAGTCCATTTTTGGGCGCCTTGGTGTGGTCTGTGTCGGTTCATCGATCCGCTTTTGCTGGCTTTTCAGGCTGAGTGGGCCGGTCAAGTTAAGCTGATCGGGATCAATGCCGACGAAAATCTGAAACTTGCGAACACCTATCGTCTAACCAATTTGCCCACCCTGTTGTTCTTTGAGAATGGCCGAGTGAGCCACCGCCTAGATGGCTTCAAGGGTCGGGATGACCTGCGTCGATTGCTTGAAAACCTGATGACAGAACGCATTTCTGCCTAG
- a CDS encoding LysR family transcriptional regulator, with product MSDLPFTLDQLRILKAIASEGSFKRAADSLYVSQPAVSLQVQNLERQLDVPLFDRGGRRAQLTEAGHLLLSYGEKILTLCQETCRAIEDLQNLQGGTLIVGASQTTGTYLLPRMIGLFRQRYPDVSVQLHVHSTRRTSWSVANGQIDLAIIGGEVPTELQDSLEIIPYAEDELALILPVFHPLANVETIHKEDLYKLQFIALDSQSTIRKVIDQVLTRCGIETRRLKIEMELNSIEAIKNAVQSGLGAAFVSISAIERELQMGVLYRAKVEEVVVKRMLSVIYNPNRYRSKAAEAFSQEILPLFATHQASAEGADEAGAEAATVEAISAPNHGGAAATKMTAAKQSFGVQLEADH from the coding sequence ATGTCCGATCTTCCGTTTACCTTAGATCAATTACGAATCCTTAAGGCGATCGCGAGCGAAGGGAGCTTCAAGCGCGCTGCCGACAGCTTGTATGTCTCCCAGCCAGCTGTGAGTCTCCAAGTCCAGAACCTAGAGCGACAGCTAGACGTGCCGCTATTTGACCGCGGTGGGCGACGAGCACAACTGACCGAAGCCGGACATCTGCTGCTCAGCTATGGGGAAAAAATCCTCACCCTGTGCCAAGAAACCTGTCGCGCCATCGAAGATCTCCAAAACCTTCAAGGGGGCACGTTAATTGTAGGAGCCAGTCAGACGACCGGAACGTACTTGCTGCCACGCATGATCGGCCTGTTTCGGCAGCGCTACCCTGATGTTTCGGTTCAGCTCCACGTTCACTCGACCCGACGCACCTCCTGGAGTGTCGCCAACGGACAAATCGATCTGGCCATTATTGGTGGGGAAGTGCCGACGGAACTCCAAGATTCTTTAGAAATTATTCCCTACGCTGAAGACGAACTAGCACTTATCTTACCGGTCTTCCATCCTCTCGCGAATGTAGAAACAATTCATAAAGAGGATCTCTATAAACTTCAGTTCATTGCCCTCGATTCTCAATCGACGATTCGCAAGGTGATCGACCAAGTGCTGACCCGCTGCGGCATTGAGACCCGCCGCCTCAAGATCGAAATGGAGCTCAATTCGATTGAGGCGATCAAGAATGCTGTGCAGTCTGGCCTGGGCGCTGCGTTTGTTTCGATTTCGGCTATCGAGCGAGAGCTGCAAATGGGGGTGCTGTACCGAGCGAAGGTAGAGGAGGTGGTCGTCAAGCGGATGCTGTCGGTGATCTACAATCCCAACCGCTATCGCTCAAAGGCAGCTGAGGCCTTTAGCCAGGAGATTTTGCCGCTGTTTGCGACTCATCAAGCTTCGGCGGAGGGGGCTGATGAGGCAGGGGCAGAAGCTGCTACGGTAGAGGCGATATCTGCGCCGAATCATGGGGGCGCTGCGGCGACCAAAATGACGGCGGCGAAGCAGAGCTTTGGCGTGCAGCTCGAAGCAGATCATTAG
- a CDS encoding NAD(P)H-quinone oxidoreductase subunit 4 yields the protein MDTATFPWLTTIILLPVVASLLIPIIPDKDGRTVRWYALIVGLIDFVLLIYAFYSQYDFSSSELQLFESYAWVPQIDLNWSVGADGLSMPLILLTGFISTLAILASWPVTLKPKLFYFLMLAMYGGQIAVFAVQDMLLFFLVWELELIPVYLLLSIWGGKKRLYAATKFILYTAGGSLFILVVSLAMAFSGDTVTFDMRSLALKDYALTFQLLAYGGFLIAYAVKLPIFPLHTWLPDAHGEATAPVHMLLAGILLKMGGYALFRMNAGMLPDAHAYFAPILVVLGVVNIVYAALTSFAQRNLKRKIAYSSISHMGFVLIGLGSYTNLGLSGALLQMVSHGLIGASLFFLVGATYDRTHTLMLDEMGGVGQKMPRIFSMFTACSLASLALPGMSGFVAELMVFVGFATSDAYSTVFKVFIVFLAAVGVILTPVYLLSMLREIFYGPENKELTSHEVLVDAEPREVFIIASLLVPIIGIGLYPKVLTQMYDATTTQLTSRLRASVPTLVEKEATAALPAVAMQAQSAPLLR from the coding sequence ATGGATACTGCCACTTTTCCTTGGCTGACAACCATTATTCTGTTGCCAGTGGTCGCTTCACTGCTGATTCCGATCATCCCGGACAAAGATGGTCGGACAGTCCGCTGGTACGCCTTGATTGTCGGCCTGATTGATTTTGTCCTTCTTATTTATGCCTTCTATAGCCAATACGACTTTTCTAGCTCTGAGCTGCAGTTGTTTGAAAGCTATGCTTGGGTGCCTCAGATCGACCTGAACTGGTCGGTGGGAGCCGATGGCTTGTCGATGCCCCTGATTTTGCTGACGGGGTTTATCAGCACGCTGGCAATTTTGGCGTCGTGGCCGGTCACCCTCAAGCCCAAGCTCTTCTATTTCCTGATGCTGGCAATGTACGGCGGCCAAATCGCCGTCTTTGCGGTCCAGGATATGCTGCTGTTCTTCCTGGTATGGGAGCTGGAGCTGATTCCGGTTTACCTGCTGCTGTCGATTTGGGGCGGCAAGAAGCGCCTTTACGCGGCAACGAAGTTCATTTTGTACACGGCGGGCGGATCGCTCTTTATTTTGGTAGTGTCCCTGGCGATGGCGTTTTCGGGGGATACGGTGACCTTCGATATGCGATCGCTGGCTCTCAAGGACTATGCCCTGACCTTCCAGCTTTTGGCCTACGGCGGCTTCCTGATCGCCTATGCGGTCAAGCTGCCGATTTTCCCCCTCCACACTTGGTTGCCGGATGCCCACGGTGAGGCGACGGCCCCTGTGCACATGCTGCTGGCAGGCATTCTGCTGAAAATGGGTGGCTACGCGCTCTTCCGGATGAATGCCGGGATGCTGCCAGATGCCCACGCCTATTTTGCGCCGATCCTGGTGGTGCTGGGGGTGGTGAACATCGTCTATGCGGCGCTGACGTCCTTTGCCCAGCGCAACCTCAAGCGCAAGATCGCCTACTCGTCGATTTCCCACATGGGCTTTGTGCTGATTGGTCTAGGGTCCTACACCAACCTCGGCCTGAGCGGCGCTCTGCTGCAAATGGTGTCCCACGGTCTGATTGGGGCCAGCCTCTTCTTCTTGGTGGGGGCAACCTACGATCGCACCCATACCCTGATGCTGGATGAGATGGGCGGCGTAGGCCAGAAGATGCCGCGAATCTTCTCGATGTTTACGGCGTGCTCGCTGGCTTCTCTGGCGCTGCCAGGTATGAGCGGCTTTGTGGCTGAGCTGATGGTGTTTGTGGGCTTTGCTACCAGCGACGCCTACAGCACAGTGTTTAAGGTCTTCATTGTTTTCTTGGCGGCGGTGGGCGTGATTTTGACGCCGGTCTACCTGCTGTCGATGCTGCGGGAGATCTTCTACGGCCCCGAAAACAAGGAGCTGACCTCCCACGAGGTGCTGGTGGATGCGGAGCCGCGCGAGGTGTTTATCATTGCTTCGCTGCTGGTGCCCATCATCGGGATTGGCCTGTATCCGAAGGTGCTGACCCAGATGTATGACGCCACGACCACCCAGCTGACCTCTCGCCTGCGGGCTTCGGTGCCGACGCTGGTTGAGAAAGAGGCGACAGCAGCGCTGCCCGCGGTGGCCATGCAGGCCCAGTCTGCGCCGCTGCTGCGGTAG
- a CDS encoding NnrU family protein, which translates to MLDWLTPSHFVIFGLLVGFAIAHSGLAALRPWGEQRIGPRLYRILFALVSLPLALTLIIYFFNHRYDGLQLWNLQGLPWIPAVIWSLSFLSFFFLYPATFNLLEIAAIEKPQVRLYETGIIRITRHPQMVGQIIWCVAHTLWLGTSFMVVTSTGLILHHLFSVWHGDRRLKARYGEAFDAAKARTSVIPFLAIWQGRQTLELKEFLRPAYLGVIAFVGLIWWAHPWMVQVTSYVPW; encoded by the coding sequence ATGCTTGACTGGCTCACTCCCAGCCACTTTGTGATATTTGGCCTTTTAGTGGGGTTTGCGATCGCCCATAGCGGCCTAGCAGCCCTCCGTCCCTGGGGGGAGCAGCGCATTGGTCCTCGCCTTTACCGAATTCTCTTTGCCTTGGTGAGCCTTCCCCTGGCCCTGACGCTGATTATCTATTTCTTCAACCATCGCTATGACGGCCTGCAGCTCTGGAACCTCCAAGGCTTGCCGTGGATTCCGGCTGTCATCTGGAGTCTGTCTTTTCTGTCTTTCTTCTTTCTCTATCCGGCGACCTTCAATCTGCTCGAGATCGCCGCGATCGAAAAGCCCCAGGTGCGTCTCTACGAGACCGGCATTATCCGCATCACCCGTCATCCGCAAATGGTCGGCCAGATCATCTGGTGTGTGGCCCATACGCTGTGGTTGGGCACCTCCTTTATGGTGGTCACCTCGACGGGCCTGATCTTGCATCATTTGTTTAGCGTCTGGCACGGCGATCGCCGCCTCAAAGCGCGCTACGGCGAAGCCTTCGACGCGGCCAAAGCTCGCACCTCGGTGATTCCGTTCCTCGCCATCTGGCAAGGCCGTCAAACCCTAGAATTAAAGGAGTTTCTACGCCCCGCCTATCTGGGGGTGATTGCCTTCGTCGGCTTGATCTGGTGGGCCCATCCGTGGATGGTTCAGGTGACAAGCTACGTCCCCTGGTAG
- a CDS encoding V4R domain-containing protein, producing MISVADLLVDNRIPGNYFAADAYVRSDLELGLLENRRGDRLLAMPETLVRAIYAGLDRETGMASRLVLFNCGRWWGKSFYSRFCEELSSYYNQAVADMPMIEFLQSLQQCWVTHGWGKIDLDQSYQKNGFLVIQIWNSPFARHALDSPHPVCYLEAGVLSTFFSQLTGRELHCVQTTCESQGADCNRFVLGLEPRVRPAEALVEQKQDHAVIMQSLCAQA from the coding sequence ATGATTTCTGTCGCCGATCTCCTTGTTGATAATCGAATTCCTGGCAATTACTTTGCGGCGGATGCCTATGTTCGCAGCGATCTAGAGCTCGGCCTCCTCGAAAACCGCCGGGGCGATCGCCTGCTGGCGATGCCAGAGACTCTTGTTAGGGCGATCTATGCGGGCCTCGATCGCGAAACCGGGATGGCCTCGCGTCTTGTGCTGTTCAACTGTGGCCGCTGGTGGGGCAAGAGCTTCTACAGTCGCTTTTGCGAGGAGCTCTCGAGCTACTACAACCAGGCAGTTGCGGATATGCCGATGATCGAGTTTTTGCAGTCGTTGCAGCAGTGCTGGGTGACCCACGGCTGGGGCAAGATCGACCTGGATCAGAGCTACCAAAAGAATGGATTTTTGGTGATCCAGATCTGGAATTCTCCCTTTGCGCGCCATGCGCTCGACAGCCCCCACCCGGTTTGCTACCTGGAGGCGGGGGTGCTGAGCACCTTCTTTAGTCAGCTGACGGGGCGCGAGCTTCACTGTGTGCAAACGACCTGTGAGTCCCAGGGCGCTGACTGCAATCGCTTTGTGCTGGGGCTAGAGCCGCGGGTGCGGCCAGCGGAGGCGCTGGTGGAGCAAAAGCAAGATCATGCCGTGATCATGCAAAGCCTGTGTGCCCAAGCGTAG